From Verrucomicrobia bacterium S94, the proteins below share one genomic window:
- a CDS encoding ABC transporter ATP-binding protein, whose amino-acid sequence MNESNDVLIRCRNLTKHYKKGSRQVTPLEGLDLDVQRGEFLALMGPSGSGKTTLLNLMAGIDQPSEGLLEVCGEEIGKLSRSRLTRWRAANVGYIFQLYHLVPVLTAFENVELPLLLSNMSRRERRERVEHTLALVGLDGRMHHYPKELSGGQEQRVAIARALVTSPDLLVADEPTGDLDREAADSVLQLLQQLVTEYGKTIVMVTHDPRAAERAHRLLHLEKGRLLETEAS is encoded by the coding sequence ATGAATGAAAGCAACGATGTTTTAATCCGGTGCCGTAATCTGACAAAGCACTATAAAAAAGGCAGCCGGCAGGTGACGCCGCTGGAAGGGCTGGACCTTGATGTGCAGCGGGGTGAATTTCTGGCGCTGATGGGGCCGTCAGGATCGGGCAAAACCACACTGCTGAATCTGATGGCCGGTATTGATCAGCCGAGTGAAGGTCTGCTGGAGGTCTGCGGCGAAGAAATCGGCAAACTCTCGCGCAGTCGGCTGACGCGCTGGCGGGCGGCGAATGTGGGGTATATTTTTCAGCTGTATCATCTGGTGCCGGTACTGACGGCTTTTGAAAATGTGGAGCTTCCGCTGCTGCTCAGCAATATGTCGCGTCGGGAACGGAGGGAGCGGGTGGAGCATACGCTGGCGCTGGTCGGGCTGGACGGGCGCATGCACCATTACCCGAAAGAGCTCTCCGGCGGACAGGAGCAGCGTGTGGCGATTGCGCGGGCGCTGGTGACTTCGCCGGACCTGCTGGTCGCCGACGAGCCGACCGGCGACCTCGATCGCGAGGCCGCGGATTCTGTGCTGCAGCTGCTGCAACAGCTGGTAACGGAATACGGTAAAACCATCGTGATGGTCACCCACGACCCGCGTGCCGCCGAGCGTGCGCATCGGCTGCTGCATCTGGAAAAAGGCCGATTGCTGGAAACGGAGGCTTCGTGA
- a CDS encoding ABC transporter permease, with protein MKLIRLLVLSCKQLIRHRVRTLLTLLGVASGMFLFTTVQTMQRSLDKSTRMTASDTTLVVYRENRFCPETSRLPEFYLDEIARIDGVREVIPVKIAVSNCGASLDVVTFRGVPADRLANYAPEMEILEGSYDAWRKRDDGALVGKELAAKRGLKPGDAFEAAGVRVVVSGIVDSPLPQDNSVAYVHLPFIQQASKQGLGIVTQFNVRVNAGEDLEAVADRIDERFRSETEPTSTQPEKAFFAQTARELIDLISFTRWIGLGAVLAVLGLIANAVLLVVRGRVKENAILQTIGFPGVAIGYLVICEGALLGFGGSLLGVGLATLFLHVRGLSFGNEGQVMALLPDATVLFSGMGLALILGMGASLVPAWTAMRRPIVESLRS; from the coding sequence ATGAAACTCATAAGATTGCTGGTGTTGTCCTGCAAACAGTTGATCCGGCATCGGGTCCGGACGCTGCTGACGCTGCTGGGCGTGGCGTCGGGGATGTTTCTTTTTACGACGGTGCAGACGATGCAGCGGTCGCTGGATAAATCCACCCGGATGACGGCGTCGGATACCACGCTGGTGGTGTACCGGGAAAACCGTTTCTGCCCGGAGACAAGCCGGCTTCCGGAATTCTATCTGGATGAAATTGCCCGGATTGACGGGGTCCGTGAAGTGATTCCGGTAAAAATTGCCGTGAGCAACTGCGGGGCGAGTCTCGATGTGGTGACGTTCCGGGGGGTGCCGGCGGACCGGTTGGCGAACTATGCCCCGGAGATGGAGATTCTTGAGGGATCATATGATGCCTGGCGCAAACGCGATGACGGTGCATTGGTGGGTAAAGAACTGGCCGCTAAGCGCGGACTGAAACCCGGCGATGCCTTTGAGGCGGCCGGTGTGCGTGTGGTGGTTTCGGGGATAGTGGATTCGCCGCTGCCGCAGGATAACAGTGTGGCGTATGTGCATCTTCCGTTTATCCAGCAGGCGTCGAAGCAGGGCCTGGGGATTGTGACGCAGTTCAATGTGCGGGTAAATGCGGGCGAGGATCTTGAAGCGGTTGCCGACCGCATTGATGAGCGGTTCCGCAGTGAAACGGAACCGACTTCGACACAGCCGGAAAAAGCATTTTTTGCGCAGACGGCGCGGGAGCTGATTGACCTGATCAGCTTTACCCGCTGGATCGGACTGGGAGCGGTACTGGCGGTGCTGGGCCTGATCGCTAATGCGGTATTGCTGGTGGTGCGCGGCCGGGTGAAGGAGAATGCCATTCTGCAGACGATCGGATTTCCGGGCGTGGCCATCGGCTATCTGGTGATTTGCGAGGGGGCACTGCTCGGATTCGGCGGCAGTCTGCTGGGTGTAGGGCTGGCGACGCTGTTTCTGCATGTGCGCGGTCTTTCGTTCGGTAATGAGGGCCAGGTGATGGCATTGCTGCCGGATGCCACGGTTCTGTTTTCGGGTATGGGCCTGGCGCTTATTCTGGGGATGGGGGCGTCGCTGGTTCCGGCATGGACGGCGATGCGCCGGCCGATTGTGGAAAGTCTGAGGAGTTGA
- a CDS encoding ABC transporter permease, with protein sequence MLPFGYALRNLMRDPMRLLQAVLGSGLVVLMVMIAAAINNGMTGVLSASGSEQNVILLGAGSEESVLRSEISERTAGIVESSITGLEETAGVRAVSPEIHQMTFISVDSGDRKQAFVRGVTPQALMVHQETSVQAGRYLRPGQVMVGRLAWRRLGLPEEALQPGKEIRIEDSTMTIAGIFSAPGTVMESEIWMDINDLRSMSQREHLSCVVVRLGDGEFEDIDLFTKQRLDLELGALRESDYFAKIAAFYAPIRGMTWVTALLIATGALLGGLNTLYAAFAPRIREIATLQAIGYGRRAIMFSLIQESTIAALSGALLASFAAIGFLDGIAVSFSIGSFILRVSPSVAAAGLIAGLGLGLVGAIPPGLRCLLPPLPSALRSAG encoded by the coding sequence ATGCTGCCGTTTGGATATGCTTTACGAAACCTGATGCGCGATCCGATGCGTCTGCTGCAGGCGGTACTCGGCAGCGGGCTGGTGGTGCTGATGGTGATGATTGCCGCGGCGATCAATAATGGAATGACCGGTGTGCTGTCGGCCTCGGGATCGGAACAGAATGTGATCCTGCTTGGCGCGGGGTCGGAGGAGAGTGTGCTGCGCAGTGAGATTTCGGAGCGCACGGCCGGGATTGTGGAGTCGAGCATCACGGGGTTGGAAGAGACGGCCGGTGTACGGGCGGTTTCGCCGGAAATTCATCAGATGACCTTTATTTCGGTGGATTCCGGGGATCGGAAACAGGCCTTTGTGCGCGGCGTGACACCGCAGGCGCTGATGGTTCATCAGGAGACTTCGGTGCAGGCGGGGCGTTATCTGCGTCCGGGCCAGGTGATGGTCGGGCGGCTGGCCTGGCGCCGGCTGGGATTGCCGGAGGAGGCCCTGCAGCCGGGGAAGGAGATCCGGATTGAAGATTCGACGATGACGATTGCCGGTATTTTTTCCGCGCCTGGCACGGTGATGGAATCGGAGATCTGGATGGATATCAATGATCTGCGATCCATGAGTCAGCGCGAACATCTGAGCTGTGTGGTGGTGCGGCTGGGCGACGGCGAATTCGAGGATATCGATCTGTTCACGAAACAGCGGCTGGATCTGGAGCTGGGGGCACTGCGGGAAAGTGATTATTTCGCTAAAATCGCGGCGTTTTATGCGCCGATTCGCGGCATGACCTGGGTGACGGCATTGCTGATCGCCACCGGTGCGCTGCTCGGCGGTCTGAATACCCTCTATGCCGCGTTTGCGCCGCGCATTCGGGAAATTGCCACGCTGCAGGCGATCGGTTACGGACGCCGGGCGATTATGTTTTCGCTGATTCAGGAATCCACGATTGCCGCGCTGAGCGGGGCGCTGCTGGCATCGTTTGCGGCGATTGGATTCCTCGACGGCATTGCGGTGTCATTTTCGATCGGCAGTTTTATTCTGCGGGTTTCGCCGTCGGTGGCGGCAGCGGGATTGATTGCCGGGCTGGGGCTTGGACTGGTGGGGGCGATCCCTCCGGGACTTAGATGCCTGCTGCCGCCGCTGCCGAGTGCGCTGCGTTCAGCAGGGTAG
- a CDS encoding DUF2924 domain-containing protein, which translates to MDELKKQRNDERSRISVLRQLAALDKMSAQQLREKWLDLYGEKAPNYRKSFLLKRLAYRIQELYHGGLSAPAKKCLKKIAAKDPVATVKVQVPDARKPQESILPGTRFVRIWHKRRYEVIARETGFEYEGQIYRSLSAVARTITGTQWNGKIFFGVKRDYRKKKEAADA; encoded by the coding sequence ATGGATGAATTAAAGAAACAGCGGAACGATGAACGGTCCCGCATATCAGTCCTGCGCCAGTTGGCCGCATTGGACAAAATGAGCGCTCAGCAGCTACGGGAAAAGTGGCTGGATCTGTATGGAGAGAAGGCCCCGAATTACCGGAAGTCGTTTCTCTTAAAACGGCTGGCGTATCGGATTCAGGAGCTTTATCACGGCGGGCTATCGGCCCCCGCAAAAAAATGCCTGAAGAAAATTGCGGCCAAAGATCCAGTCGCGACGGTCAAAGTTCAGGTTCCAGATGCCCGGAAGCCACAGGAGTCCATCCTGCCCGGGACGCGCTTTGTGAGAATTTGGCACAAAAGACGGTACGAAGTAATCGCCCGGGAAACGGGGTTCGAATACGAAGGGCAAATATACCGTTCACTCAGCGCAGTGGCTCGTACGATCACAGGGACGCAATGGAACGGGAAAATCTTTTTCGGCGTGAAGCGAGACTACAGAAAGAAAAAGGAGGCCGCAGATGCTTAA
- a CDS encoding sigma-70 family RNA polymerase sigma factor yields the protein MLSPNSYEGIDTYAADLIRNKARLLIGKAGLTESDRPDLEQELMIDLLERMKRYNPAKAKKTTFMARIVERRIASLLEKRFAQRRDCRLCSTSLNEIVPGNYGDRDQRVDLLSSDLNPASKTSEPLERKSGDMQIDLEEVIASLPEQLRDLCERLRTSNMMEISRDTGICRGTLYYRLTLLREAFQEAGLKEYL from the coding sequence ATGTTATCACCGAATTCGTATGAAGGTATTGATACCTACGCCGCCGACCTTATCAGAAACAAAGCCCGATTGCTGATTGGCAAAGCTGGTCTCACCGAAAGCGACCGCCCCGACCTGGAGCAGGAACTAATGATTGACCTGCTCGAACGCATGAAACGTTACAACCCGGCCAAAGCCAAAAAGACCACCTTTATGGCCCGGATTGTTGAACGCCGCATTGCGTCGCTGCTGGAAAAGCGATTTGCACAACGCCGCGATTGCCGCCTTTGTTCTACCTCCCTAAACGAGATCGTTCCCGGAAATTACGGAGACCGAGACCAGCGGGTTGACCTTTTGAGCAGCGACCTGAATCCGGCATCGAAAACCAGCGAACCACTGGAGCGAAAGTCCGGCGATATGCAGATTGATCTGGAGGAGGTCATCGCTTCGCTTCCCGAACAATTGCGTGACCTCTGCGAACGACTGCGGACCAGCAATATGATGGAGATTTCGCGGGATACCGGCATTTGTCGCGGCACCCTTTATTACCGCCTGACCCTTCTGCGCGAGGCGTTTCAGGAAGCTGGGCTGAAAGAATACCTCTAA
- a CDS encoding ATP-binding protein: MLPQSKTKPKASLHNLTALVYGPSKIGKSTWCSHAENALFLATEPGLNSLEVFEAPITCWDDLLQACAEIAEGKHDFKTIIIDTVDNAYRMCADYVCKKFQIEHESDLGFGKGYALINNEFQRVINKLAFLPYGLILISHSQEREIETRTGKHTRIMPTLPDKARKLLTGLVDLILFCDLETKVGENSKPIHQRVMRTKPSPNYDAGDRTGMLPEVIPLDFPSFMQAFAATSAPKPTAKETAKPKEK, encoded by the coding sequence ATGCTTCCTCAAAGCAAAACCAAACCGAAAGCAAGCCTGCATAACCTGACCGCCTTGGTCTACGGACCGAGCAAAATCGGAAAGTCAACGTGGTGCTCCCATGCCGAAAATGCCCTGTTCCTTGCAACCGAGCCGGGACTGAACTCCCTTGAGGTGTTCGAAGCCCCGATCACCTGTTGGGATGACCTACTGCAGGCCTGCGCCGAAATCGCGGAAGGAAAACACGATTTCAAAACCATCATCATTGATACGGTCGATAATGCCTATCGCATGTGCGCCGACTATGTGTGTAAAAAATTCCAGATCGAGCACGAGTCCGACCTCGGTTTCGGCAAGGGCTATGCGCTGATCAACAATGAGTTCCAGCGGGTCATTAACAAGCTGGCGTTCCTTCCGTATGGCCTGATTCTCATTTCGCATTCACAGGAGCGCGAGATTGAAACGCGTACCGGTAAACACACGCGTATCATGCCAACGCTTCCGGACAAAGCCCGCAAACTGCTGACCGGATTGGTCGACTTGATTCTGTTTTGTGATCTTGAAACCAAGGTCGGAGAAAACAGCAAGCCTATCCACCAACGGGTGATGCGAACGAAACCCAGCCCCAACTATGACGCAGGTGACCGTACCGGAATGCTGCCGGAAGTAATCCCGCTCGACTTCCCATCCTTCATGCAGGCGTTTGCCGCGACGAGCGCTCCCAAGCCCACCGCAAAAGAAACCGCTAAACCCAAGGAGAAATAA
- a CDS encoding DUF669 domain-containing protein, whose protein sequence is MSWNENDDLDLAQFDDDFETADVEEKEFDEIPDGKYQVKVDRVELTRSETSGNPMLKWALKILGPAHKGRLLWRNNVIASKDNVKWLKQDLYTCGLQIEKLSELSGKLESLLDVGLEVTKRTKNEFENIYFNRRIVLDESDTTGSADGQDVNDMIPF, encoded by the coding sequence ATGAGCTGGAATGAAAATGACGATCTCGACCTCGCGCAGTTTGATGACGACTTTGAAACGGCAGATGTTGAAGAGAAGGAATTCGACGAGATTCCAGATGGGAAATATCAGGTCAAAGTGGATCGCGTTGAGCTGACCCGCTCAGAGACATCCGGCAATCCGATGCTGAAGTGGGCGTTGAAGATTCTCGGTCCGGCCCATAAAGGCCGTCTGCTGTGGCGCAATAACGTGATCGCCAGTAAAGACAATGTGAAATGGCTGAAACAGGATCTCTACACCTGCGGTCTTCAGATTGAAAAGTTGTCGGAGCTTTCGGGCAAACTGGAGTCCCTGCTGGATGTTGGCCTCGAAGTGACCAAGCGCACGAAAAACGAATTCGAGAATATCTATTTCAACCGACGCATTGTGTTGGATGAAAGCGATACAACCGGTTCGGCGGACGGTCAGGACGTAAACGACATGATCCCGTTTTAG
- a CDS encoding AAA family ATPase, with amino-acid sequence MPRKRKTPVRLRGRIEKVYFAGPKFSAGRMLTDSGDAVQFAGNLFAQEEQPVVFVGEWATHPKFGRQFKVEMMEHDLDLDQDGLIHYLANHPEIKGIGPAKARRIVEAFGDDFEATLMAEPERIATEARVSIEAVERLQEEWAKNRSVNAVLAWLSAFGLTHHQVTTLVDKLGGNALDVLKADPYILIRELRGFGFKKVDKIARQLGTPKDHPPRVRAGIIYCVKDALDQGNCWVEYEELLDQSNLLLVMDCFDSRDRIETALDQLIHENLLVCDSIGGRFVVALPEILKMERELADFFKRATKPNPHFGVEKDLKTIILRQCETLNEKQFEAVELALRNSVSLISGGAGSGKSFTVAAINAICEECDLEVVLTAPTGKAAKRLEEVSGRQGTTIHRLLGYDGKEFARNRDNPIDADWLIIDEFSMVDVSLAWHLIQAVDASRTAIIIVGDHNQLPPVGPGNVLRDLIQTRAIPTVILDKVVRQAGVLKENSIAILNGEVRKTSEAKSQECRDWYLADKFTDPSEARRFLLSLFSTRLDELGFDLVKEVQVLTPTHKGPLGTQVLNEELQRLIQKKFWNVIVPPIPPKRKPPLFKHDKVIQTRNNYDLNVMNGSIGYVLDVLPNGTLLVDFDGVAVEIEKGSPNLKDIQLAYALSFHKVQGSEFPCAVLLVHKMHSFMHHRNLFYTGVTRAKKTAIIIGDHWGVRNCAKKSQVDERKTFLSILLNPAALEVAQ; translated from the coding sequence ATGCCACGAAAAAGAAAAACCCCCGTCAGACTCCGGGGACGTATAGAAAAAGTATATTTTGCCGGGCCGAAATTTTCAGCCGGTCGAATGCTGACGGACAGCGGCGATGCCGTGCAGTTCGCTGGAAACCTGTTTGCGCAAGAAGAGCAGCCTGTTGTTTTTGTTGGAGAATGGGCAACGCATCCGAAGTTTGGTCGCCAGTTTAAGGTGGAAATGATGGAGCACGACTTGGACTTGGATCAGGACGGGCTTATTCATTATTTGGCCAACCATCCGGAGATTAAAGGCATCGGCCCGGCCAAGGCCCGACGTATCGTTGAGGCCTTCGGTGATGATTTTGAAGCCACGTTGATGGCTGAACCGGAACGCATCGCTACGGAAGCAAGAGTCTCCATTGAGGCCGTCGAGCGTCTGCAGGAAGAATGGGCGAAGAACCGGAGCGTCAACGCCGTATTGGCATGGCTGTCCGCCTTCGGTCTGACACACCATCAGGTCACGACGCTGGTGGATAAGCTGGGAGGCAATGCGCTCGATGTGCTGAAGGCCGATCCATATATTCTAATTCGGGAACTGCGCGGCTTCGGCTTTAAGAAGGTAGACAAGATTGCCCGCCAGCTCGGCACACCAAAAGACCATCCGCCCCGCGTTCGAGCCGGAATCATCTATTGTGTAAAAGACGCGCTTGATCAAGGGAACTGCTGGGTGGAATACGAGGAGCTGCTTGATCAGTCCAATCTCCTGTTGGTGATGGATTGCTTTGATAGCCGGGATCGAATTGAAACCGCATTGGATCAGTTGATTCATGAAAACCTGCTGGTCTGCGATTCAATCGGTGGTCGGTTTGTGGTTGCCTTGCCCGAAATCCTCAAGATGGAACGGGAACTGGCAGACTTCTTTAAGCGGGCTACTAAACCCAATCCGCACTTCGGGGTGGAGAAGGATCTGAAAACCATCATCCTTCGCCAATGCGAAACGCTGAATGAAAAGCAGTTTGAAGCCGTAGAGCTGGCCTTGCGCAATTCGGTCAGCCTGATTTCCGGGGGCGCTGGATCGGGTAAGAGTTTCACGGTGGCCGCAATCAATGCGATCTGCGAAGAGTGTGATTTGGAAGTGGTATTGACTGCGCCGACCGGTAAAGCAGCCAAACGTCTGGAAGAAGTCAGTGGCCGTCAGGGAACCACCATCCATCGCCTGCTGGGCTATGACGGTAAAGAGTTCGCCCGGAACCGGGACAATCCGATTGATGCCGATTGGCTGATTATCGATGAATTTTCCATGGTCGATGTATCGCTTGCATGGCATTTGATTCAGGCGGTTGATGCATCGCGCACCGCTATTATTATCGTCGGGGATCACAATCAGCTCCCTCCGGTTGGGCCGGGCAATGTTCTACGAGACCTGATTCAGACCCGGGCGATCCCGACGGTGATTCTCGATAAGGTGGTTCGTCAGGCCGGAGTGCTGAAAGAAAACAGCATCGCGATATTGAACGGAGAGGTCCGCAAAACCAGCGAGGCAAAATCGCAAGAATGCCGGGACTGGTATCTGGCTGACAAATTCACCGATCCATCCGAAGCCCGTCGTTTCCTGCTCAGCCTATTTTCGACGCGATTGGATGAACTGGGATTTGACCTCGTAAAAGAAGTCCAGGTTTTAACCCCCACGCATAAAGGCCCGCTTGGTACGCAGGTTTTGAATGAAGAGCTACAGCGTCTCATTCAGAAGAAATTCTGGAATGTAATTGTCCCGCCGATACCGCCCAAACGCAAACCGCCTCTATTCAAACACGACAAGGTAATCCAGACTCGGAACAACTATGATCTTAATGTGATGAACGGCTCCATTGGGTATGTGCTGGACGTTTTGCCCAACGGCACGTTGCTGGTTGATTTTGACGGTGTGGCCGTGGAGATTGAAAAAGGTTCGCCCAACCTGAAGGATATTCAGCTTGCCTATGCACTGAGTTTTCACAAAGTCCAGGGATCGGAATTTCCATGCGCCGTATTGCTTGTTCATAAGATGCATTCCTTTATGCACCACCGGAACCTGTTTTATACCGGCGTCACCCGTGCAAAGAAGACGGCCATCATTATTGGCGATCATTGGGGCGTCAGAAACTGTGCGAAGAAATCACAGGTCGATGAGCGCAAAACCTTCCTCTCCATTCTGCTGAATCCAGCCGCATTGGAGGTGGCTCAATGA
- a CDS encoding DNA primase has product MSSGTADNIREYYRQITEVDIGDIARELLSGRITQETKQSILCDCPHHQSQSRRSLHIMLDKQGWYCFGCGVGGDVLQLAEFVLYGTVTAGQSGPMPESHKNARDFLAGKAGLPPLSGYGLSPERLEQLEKERTHELRVKDALSTLAAFYHQQLKSNPDAMEWLKSKYAISDETIDALQIGFADNTGVMAHLLSGDQKFTKRELAATGAFRTTSQDGLVPFFEKRMIFPYWSRGRVVFMIGRKTPKTPNNKWEQGKYKKLPVYDEHQRPTIAPFINNAVLFNEDALLSKPERIIITEGVTDCIALMQQGFPVISPVTVRIRGEDWKRLIPKMRDIKTVYICQDNEISEAGLNGALITARTLVKHQIETKVVTIPLNESQTLARSALRERYNLTTAVGPKELIKLLAGRSDEEVREAKALLAQAKIDANDYFASGKESSDFEGLLASACTPVELGIQNLPDDMSESERDRLLEPILAEVAAHSPLKQDRLLKQIHTRINKTVPLAALKEEIRQVSRNRKKSETEAEKRAKRLSGITPGSCKARIQEALFDSELATGSADYTQAAEAAFEWFAEHSGQFFYTLAKEPFMYYDNSIYWMDSSDRGRKRHFASMIYKMTGLVPTNNGGRIFFDVLPTLALIKGERRDHFSWLHSDISKHAVFFNLNNEAQEIVKITPDGIEVMKNGGNADGVILDGSQKMKPIKFMSDADVEEADRLLIDLIFHNLTCSPDDRYLIMSWMSCFLLIDFSGTKPMTRFEGSAGSGKTTASKLISTLLYGDPQHKKATDAANYTDGTKNPLIALDNIEVKQMTEELTTFMLTSITGIAKEKRKGGTDSETVSERTKCLLNTTGIEPLCGELSEIQSRSFVINFERKNQTNACFIESEIIAAIQKNRDLILSALMKRTSEVLAMIRDGKRSKTMELLLGALGDHDKRRCNEYLSLMYLMMLSNDSAEEREQALSEVRPEFVQQIKSLNEATQATARDSNHIATALHALFKAYKNAVELDEKATFSGERSNHLSSFIERYQIKLSHRDHLNGLSSSQLLIALRRISKDFSLEFDFKTPAQLGKRIANDMEIIESAGLRIERTQNKKMKSWQYSIELI; this is encoded by the coding sequence ATGAGTTCAGGTACGGCTGATAATATTCGTGAATATTATCGTCAGATCACCGAAGTCGATATTGGCGATATTGCCCGGGAGTTGCTGTCCGGACGGATCACGCAGGAAACGAAACAAAGTATCCTGTGTGATTGTCCGCATCATCAAAGCCAGTCACGGCGTTCGCTGCATATCATGCTCGATAAACAGGGCTGGTATTGTTTCGGGTGCGGTGTGGGCGGCGACGTGCTGCAGCTGGCGGAGTTTGTTTTATACGGCACTGTCACTGCTGGTCAATCCGGCCCCATGCCTGAGAGCCATAAGAATGCCCGCGATTTCCTTGCTGGAAAGGCCGGGCTTCCGCCGCTTTCGGGCTATGGGTTGTCGCCGGAACGATTAGAGCAGTTAGAAAAAGAACGCACCCACGAGCTGCGTGTGAAGGATGCGCTCTCGACGTTAGCCGCGTTTTATCACCAGCAACTGAAATCCAATCCGGACGCAATGGAGTGGCTGAAATCCAAGTATGCGATCAGCGATGAAACCATTGATGCCCTGCAGATCGGCTTTGCCGACAACACCGGCGTAATGGCGCACCTGTTGTCCGGTGACCAGAAATTTACCAAACGCGAACTCGCCGCCACCGGAGCCTTCCGCACCACATCGCAGGACGGGCTGGTTCCCTTTTTTGAAAAGCGGATGATTTTCCCGTACTGGAGCCGTGGACGAGTCGTGTTCATGATTGGGCGCAAAACACCAAAGACGCCCAACAATAAATGGGAACAGGGAAAATATAAGAAGCTCCCAGTTTACGATGAGCATCAGCGCCCGACCATCGCACCGTTTATCAATAACGCCGTCCTCTTTAATGAAGATGCTCTCCTGAGCAAACCTGAGCGGATCATTATCACCGAGGGCGTGACGGATTGCATTGCCCTCATGCAGCAAGGATTCCCGGTTATTTCACCGGTAACTGTTCGGATTCGCGGAGAAGACTGGAAGCGGTTGATTCCAAAAATGCGCGACATAAAAACGGTCTATATCTGTCAGGACAACGAGATCTCCGAAGCCGGATTGAACGGTGCACTGATTACCGCACGCACGCTGGTCAAGCACCAGATCGAAACAAAGGTGGTAACGATCCCGCTGAACGAATCGCAGACGCTGGCTCGGTCTGCATTGCGGGAACGCTACAATTTAACGACTGCAGTCGGCCCCAAAGAGCTGATCAAATTGCTGGCCGGTCGGTCGGATGAGGAGGTGCGTGAAGCCAAGGCTTTGTTGGCGCAGGCAAAGATCGATGCGAACGACTACTTTGCATCAGGAAAAGAATCCTCCGATTTTGAGGGACTGCTCGCGTCGGCCTGTACGCCGGTTGAGTTGGGCATTCAAAACCTGCCGGACGACATGTCGGAATCAGAGCGGGATCGCCTGCTGGAGCCGATTCTGGCCGAAGTCGCCGCCCACTCGCCGCTAAAGCAGGATCGTTTGTTGAAACAGATCCATACGCGGATCAATAAAACCGTTCCTCTTGCCGCCCTGAAAGAAGAGATCCGGCAGGTGTCTCGCAATCGAAAGAAGTCAGAGACGGAAGCTGAAAAACGGGCAAAACGTCTGAGCGGCATTACTCCAGGTTCCTGCAAGGCTCGGATTCAGGAAGCTCTTTTTGATTCCGAGCTGGCAACTGGATCCGCTGATTATACCCAAGCCGCCGAAGCTGCCTTTGAATGGTTCGCCGAACATAGCGGTCAGTTTTTCTATACCTTGGCAAAAGAGCCGTTCATGTATTACGACAACTCTATCTATTGGATGGATTCATCGGACCGTGGGCGCAAACGACACTTTGCTTCGATGATTTATAAAATGACTGGTCTTGTTCCAACCAACAATGGCGGACGCATCTTCTTTGACGTGCTGCCGACTCTTGCGCTGATCAAAGGCGAACGGCGCGACCATTTTTCATGGCTCCATTCCGACATTTCCAAGCATGCCGTTTTTTTTAATCTCAATAATGAGGCGCAGGAAATCGTAAAGATCACACCCGATGGTATTGAGGTCATGAAAAATGGCGGAAACGCCGACGGTGTGATTCTCGACGGATCGCAAAAGATGAAGCCGATCAAATTCATGTCCGACGCAGATGTAGAGGAAGCCGACCGCCTGCTGATTGATCTTATTTTCCATAATCTGACCTGCTCACCGGACGACCGTTATCTCATCATGTCGTGGATGAGCTGTTTTCTGCTGATTGATTTTTCCGGCACCAAACCAATGACCCGCTTCGAGGGTTCCGCCGGATCCGGAAAGACCACGGCCAGCAAACTGATCTCGACACTCCTCTACGGAGACCCGCAGCACAAGAAAGCGACCGATGCCGCCAACTATACCGATGGCACGAAGAACCCGCTGATCGCACTCGACAACATCGAGGTCAAACAGATGACCGAGGAGCTGACGACATTCATGCTCACCAGTATCACCGGCATAGCAAAGGAAAAGCGAAAAGGAGGAACCGATAGCGAAACGGTATCGGAGCGCACCAAGTGCCTGCTCAATACGACCGGCATTGAACCGCTTTGCGGGGAGCTATCTGAAATCCAGTCGCGCAGCTTTGTCATCAACTTTGAACGGAAGAACCAAACGAACGCCTGTTTTATTGAGTCGGAGATCATTGCGGCCATTCAAAAGAATCGCGACCTGATCCTTTCGGCCCTTATGAAACGAACCAGCGAGGTATTGGCGATGATCCGGGATGGTAAGCGTTCAAAAACTATGGAGCTATTGCTCGGAGCGTTAGGCGATCACGATAAACGCCGCTGCAATGAATATCTCAGTCTGATGTATCTGATGATGCTTTCCAATGATTCTGCCGAAGAGCGGGAGCAGGCATTGTCTGAGGTCCGGCCAGAGTTTGTTCAACAAATAAAAAGCCTGAACGAGGCGACACAAGCTACGGCTCGGGATTCAAATCATATTGCGACGGCCTTGCACGCACTATTCAAGGCATACAAAAATGCGGTCGAGCTGGATGAAAAAGCCACCTTTTCAGGAGAACGGAGCAATCATCTCAGCTCGTTTATAGAGCGGTACCAGATCAAATTATCCCACCGGGATCATCTGAATGGACTCTCATCCAGTCAGCTGTTGATTGCGCTCCGGCGTATCAGTAAGGACTTCAGCCTGGAGTTTGATTTCAAGACCCCGGCACAGTTGGGTAAACGAATCGCCAACGACATGGAAATTATCGAATCCGCTGGGCTAAGAATCGAGCGAACCCAAAACAAAAAGATGAAAAGCTGGCAGTATTCCATTGAGCTTATATGA